From the genome of Methylocystis echinoides:
CGCCTCGCTTCAAGAGACGCCCGACCGGCTGGGTGCGCGGCTCCAGGACGCCGCGCCGCTTGAAGCGGGGTCGACCGGCCCTATCACTTCACTCATCTCGGGACGAAGCCGATCTTCGACAAAGGCCTCGAACCGCAACGACGGCGGGCCCATCCAGCACCTCGGAGCTTCATCATGGCGCGACTTGCTCGAAATCTCTTTCTTGCGCTAGCGGCCGGCGCGGCGGGCGGGGCGGCGGCGTCGCTATTGCAACGGAAGGATGGCGGAGTACATCCCACGGCGAAACGCGCGGTGAAGAGTGGAATGCTGTTATACGATCGACTCCGCGGCGTCGTCGGTGAGGCGACGGAGACGATGTCGGACATCGTCGCGGAAGTGCAGGCCGAGATCGAGGCGGAGCGAACCGCGGAGAGCGCAGGCGCCGACGACCATGTCGTGCCCTTCGAAATGAAAGCGACGGAGTCGGAGAAGAAGGCGCATGGCTGACCTTCCGCAGGCCTACGTCGTTCACGAAACGCCGACGCGGCTGCGCTTGAAGATTCCGGCGCGGCGGCACGACAAAGCCTATTTCGGCGAGGCTTCGCGGATTCTGGCGGAGAAATTGCCCGCCGCCCGGATCGACGCCAATCCTGTGACGGCGAGCATATTGATATCGGGTCCGGACAGCAGTCGACTGCTCATCGAGAACGGCGGCCCGTTCCGTATTTCACTCGAACCCGAGAGCCAGGTCGGCGCATTGGGGCAGCAGTTGCAGGCGCTCAACCAGCGCCTCTTGACGATGTCGGCCGGTCGCGTCGACGCGCGCGCCTATATCATCCTTGCGCTGCTCCTCAGCGCGATGTTCCAGATTGCGCGCGGGCGCGTCTTCGCGCCCGCCGTCACGCTGCTCTGGTATGCCGGGGAGGCGATACGCGCCTGGACCCCAGAAGAGACCCGGCGCTGAGCGACGCCCATGCAGGAGCGCGGCGCGGCGAGCGGTCTGACTCTTGTCCACACCGCGGTGCGCGGCAGGGTGAGGGTGCGCGTCCCCGGATTGAAGGGCGCGGGCAGGCTCAAGCGCGCCCTGGAGAGCGTCCTGTCTGGGACGCAAGCCGTGCAACTGGCCACCGGAAGCGTCGCCACCGGAACGCTTCTGGTCGTGTTCGACGACCGGGCGGATGTCGCGACGATTTGCCAAGCGGTTGAAAAGGCGCTGTTGCGGTACAGGGCGGGCGACCTCGGAGCCGGCCCCGCGCGACGGGACCGAACGCCCTGGCATGCGCTGCCGGTGGATCAGGCCTTGAGCCGGCTGCGCAGCTCGATGACGGGACTTGAAACCAGATCCATTGCGGGTCGGTTGAAACGCTTCGGCGAAAACATCCTCCCCTCCATCCCCGGGCGTGATCGCTTGGAGATTTTCGTCGAGCAGTTCCAGAGCCTGCCCGTCGCCTTGCTGATTGGCGCCGCCGCCTTGTCGGTTATGACGGGCGGCGCGGCGGACGCCATCGTTGTCCTCTCAGTCGTTGCGCTCAACGCCGGCATCGGCTTCGCCACGGAGACGCACGCCGATCGCGCCGTGCGCGCATTGTCGAAGCCCTTGAGCGGCGGCGTCCCGGTTATCAGGCAGGGGAAGAGCGAAGTCATCGCCGTCGAGAGCGCCGTTCCGGGCGATGTGCTGGAACTCAGGCCAGGCGCCATCGTCGCCGCGGATGCGCGCGTCGTCGCCGCACAGGGATTGATGGTAAATGAGGCGACCCTGACAGGCGAAAGCGCCCCCGTGCGCAAATCGCCCGAGCCGCTGTCGGCGCGAAACGTCGCTCTCGCCGACCGGTCGAACATCGTCTATCGGGGGACGGTCGTCACGGGCGGCAGCGGCCGCGCCGTGGTCGTTGCAACCGGCGCCGACACTGAAATCGGCATGGTTCAGGGATTTCTCGAAACGGCGACGGCGCCCGACACGCCGCTTCAGCGGCAACTGGACCGATTGGGTCGTCAGCTCACGCTGCTGGCGGGCGGCGCCTGCGCGCTTGTCTTCCTTGTCGGCCTGTTACGCGGCTTCGGTCCGTTCACGACCTTCAAGAACGCCATAGCGCTCGCCGTCGCCGCCGTCCCCGAAGGCTTGCCGACCCTGGCGACGACCACGTTGGCGCTCGGCGTCAGAGAGATGCGCAAGCGCCATGTTCTGGTGCGTCGTCTCGACGCCGTGGAGACGCTGGCCTCCGTCCGCGTCATTTGCCTCGATAAGACCGGCACGCTCACCTTCAACCGGATGTCCGTCGCGGAGGCGAGTTGTGGCGGGGGCGTCTATTCCTTGATCGGCGGCGCGGCGGCGGAGCGTGATCGACATCCGCCGCCGGACGTCAAGAAGCTGGGCGAGATCGTCGCTCTTTGCAATGAGGCGGGGCTGAAGGACCAGGCCGACGCGTCGGCGACCGAAGCGGCGCTGCTTGCGTTTGCGGAAGACATCGGCATAGACGCGGCGCGCCTGCGTCATGATCATCCGATCGAGCGGATCGCCTATCGGACCGAGCGGCAGATGTTCATGATCACG
Proteins encoded in this window:
- a CDS encoding DUF5132 domain-containing protein, with the protein product MARLARNLFLALAAGAAGGAAASLLQRKDGGVHPTAKRAVKSGMLLYDRLRGVVGEATETMSDIVAEVQAEIEAERTAESAGADDHVVPFEMKATESEKKAHG
- a CDS encoding cation-transporting P-type ATPase, which translates into the protein MQERGAASGLTLVHTAVRGRVRVRVPGLKGAGRLKRALESVLSGTQAVQLATGSVATGTLLVVFDDRADVATICQAVEKALLRYRAGDLGAGPARRDRTPWHALPVDQALSRLRSSMTGLETRSIAGRLKRFGENILPSIPGRDRLEIFVEQFQSLPVALLIGAAALSVMTGGAADAIVVLSVVALNAGIGFATETHADRAVRALSKPLSGGVPVIRQGKSEVIAVESAVPGDVLELRPGAIVAADARVVAAQGLMVNEATLTGESAPVRKSPEPLSARNVALADRSNIVYRGTVVTGGSGRAVVVATGADTEIGMVQGFLETATAPDTPLQRQLDRLGRQLTLLAGGACALVFLVGLLRGFGPFTTFKNAIALAVAAVPEGLPTLATTTLALGVREMRKRHVLVRRLDAVETLASVRVICLDKTGTLTFNRMSVAEASCGGGVYSLIGGAAAERDRHPPPDVKKLGEIVALCNEAGLKDQADASATEAALLAFAEDIGIDAARLRHDHPIERIAYRTERQMFMITLHGARGGQRLAAVKGSPESVLRLCDRMLIGSDEVMLTDDMRRRVEQENDRLAGAGQRVLGAAYRSVRRDAADPELDGYVFAGLVGLADPLRPGVGALLTELRRAGISPVMITGDQKATAAAIARQLDMGDGELRIVDSDALANGWSHGNLQEVPHVFARVTPGQKLEIVKALQAAGHVVAMTGDGVNDSPALKAADIGVAMGRSGSEAAREVAHIVLEDDNLQSLAPAIERGRATQANIRRAIRYLLATNMSEILLMLLAPAANLGQPLTPAQLLWINLVTDVAPALALGVEPPHKDMMQAPPALPQQGIVDRRSAGPLAREGGLIAAGAFGAYAYGCARYGVSPRARGVCFTSLVTGQLLHALTCRSQTHGFASSALPPNHTLSAVIAASIVLQSAAMVFPPLRRLLGLTPIGPADLGVALIGALAPFAANEAAKRAASRAERASAPAPR